A single window of Zea mays cultivar B73 chromosome 10, Zm-B73-REFERENCE-NAM-5.0, whole genome shotgun sequence DNA harbors:
- the LOC100274613 gene encoding uncharacterized protein codes for MDMEAQAAKARTEDPRRPPSDGGPAGAKCVEGGGDGASRSTAKREAEKAAAVEAEGALPLPLPHERVPQPRDVYNEQLERM; via the coding sequence ATGGACATGGAGGCGCAGGCGGCAAAGGCGAGAACCGAGGACCCGCGACGTCCTCCCAGCGACGGCGGGCCTGCAGGAGCGAAGTGCGTGGAGGGTGGAGGCGACGGTGCCAGCCGGAGCACGGCAAAGCGGGAGGCCGAGAAGGCGGCTGCGGTGGAGGCGGAGGGCgccctgccgctgccgctgccgcacgAACGGGTGCCGCAGCCGCGCGACGTGTACAACGAGCAGCTGGAGCGGATGTGA